The DNA segment CCGGGCAGAAGGCGGTGCTGGTGCCGGGCGACATCCAGCATCCGGCCCATTGCCGCGCGATCGTCCAGCGGGCCGTGGACGAGTTCGGCGGCATCGACATCCTCGTCAACAACGCCGCGCATCAGGCGAGCTTCGATGCGATCGACGCGATCTCGGACGAGGAATGGCAGCTGACCTTCGCGGTGAATATCCATGCGATGTTCTACCTGACGAAGGCCGCCGTTCCCCATATGAAGCCGGGCTCCTGCATCATCAACACCGCCTCGGTGAATGCGGACAAGCCGAACCCCAGCCTGCTCGCCTATGCCGCGACCAAGGGAGCGATCCAGAACTTCACCGGCGGGCTCGCGCAATTGCTCGCGGACAAGGGCATCCGCGCCAATGCGGTCGCGCCGGGACCGATCTGGACGCCGCTCATTCCCTCGACTCTCCCGGTCGAAAGCGTCAGCCATTTCGGCGAGCAGGTGCCTATGAAGCGCCCCGGCCAGCCGGCGGAGCTGGCGACGGCCTATGTGATGCTGGCCGATCCGCTTTCCAGCTATGTCTCGGGCGCGACGATCGCCGTGACCGGCGGGCGGCCGATCATCTGAGGCCCGCCATCGAAGGCGAGGTCCCGCTAGTCCGGTTCCCTGCAAATCCGCTCGAATGCCAACGCGGCGGCGGACAGACGCCGTTCCTTGTGGCGAAGGATGGTGAACTGGCGCGGCGCGAGCGCGATATCGATCCCGACGAGCTCGCCGGAGGCGATGAACGGCGAGACGACGAGCCGCGACAAGGCCGCCGCGCAGGCGCTGCCGCGGACCGCGCTCAACACCGCCTCGTTGGTCGGCAGGATCAATGCCACCGGTAATGTCGTGGAATCGATGCCGATCGCAGCCAGGGCGGCTTCGAATTCGGTTCTCGTGCCCGAGCCCGGCTCCCGCATGATCCAGCGCAGCTCCCGCAGGCGCTCCGGCGTCGTAACCGCCCCGACGCCCGGCGCGCGCGACGACACCACGATGATGAGCTCGTCGGAACGGAAGGGATGTGCGGCCAGGGCCGCCTCGTCGACGCTGCCTTCGATGAAGCCGAGCTCGGCGCGACCGGACGTCACCGCCTGCACGACACCGGCCGTGTTTCCATCCCTGAAGCCCACGGAGATTCCGGGATAGAGCGCGGTGAAGCGCAGCAGCCTCGCCGGGAGCCAGTAATTGGCGATCGTCTGGCTGGCCTCGATATCGAGATGGCCGGTGCGCAGGCCCCCGAGCTCGCTCAGCAACCCTTCCGCTTCCTTGACGGCCGCGAGCGTCCGCCGGGCCTCGGCCAGGAACAGCCGCCCCGCGCGGGTCAGCTCGATGCGCCGGCCGACGCGATCGAAAAGATCGACGTTGTAGACCGCCTCCAAGGCCCTGATGGCGGCGCTGGCCGCCGAGGGCGTGAGCCTCACGGCGGCTGCGCCTTTCGTCAGGTGCTCCCGTTCGGCGACGGCGATGAAGGTTGCGAGCTGTTCCGGCGTCATCGTTCAATCCAACTGAATGGAACATGCAATATTATTCGATGGATCGGTACAGCGGTACACCCTATTTCCGCCGCCGACAGACGGGAGAAACCAATGCCGAGACCGGGTTATGCGAAGGGGATTCTCCCCGGGGTGCTGCTGTCGGCGGCGATCGGCCTGTTGTCGGCCGGCTTCGAATGGGTCGAGGTCCGGCTGTTCGGCTATGCCTATCTGGATGGCCTCGTCGTCGCCATCCTCCTCGGCACCCTGCTTCATACGGCTTTCGGCTTGGACAAGCGTTTCGTCGCCGGCGTGAAGTTTTCCGCCAAGATCGTGCTCGAGGTCGCGATCGTGCTGCTCGGCGGCACGATCAGCGCCGCGGCCATCGCCTCCTCCGGCCTGCCCCTGATCGCGACCGTCGTCGGCGTCGTGACGATCACGCTCTTTCTCAGCTACGGCATCGGCCGCCTGCTCGGCCTCGACGACAAGCTCGCGACGCTGGTGTCCTGCGGCAATTCGATCTGCGGGAACTCGGCGATCATGGCGGCCGCGCCGGCGATTGACGCCCGCTCGGAGGACGTCGCGGCCGCGATCGGCTTCACGGCGGTCCTCGGCATCACGGTGGTGCTGTTCCTGCCTCTCAGCATACCCCTGCTCGGCCTCGATCACTGGCAATATGGCGTGGTCGCGGGCTTGAGCGTCTATGCGGTGCCGCAGGTTCTGGCGGCGACGGTGCCGGTCAGCATGCTGAGCGCGCAGATCGGAACGATCGTCAAGCTGGTCAGGGTGCTGATGCTCGGCCCGGTCGTCCTCGCGATCGGCATCCGGTACGGACGCCGGGGCGGCGCCCGCCTGCCGCTGTCGGTCCTCGTGCCCTGGTTCATCGTCGGATTTCTCGTCCTGATGCTGGCCCGGTCCTTCGGATTCCTGCCCGACGCCATCATCGGGCCGCTGAACCTCGTCTCCTACAAGCTGACGCTGATCGCGATGGCCGCGCTCGGCCTGTCGGTCAACCTGCGCTCCGTGCTGGCGTCCGGCGGCAAGGTTCTCGCGGCGGGGGCCCTGTCGATCGTGATCCTGATCGCCATGGCGATCGTGGCGGTGTCCTTCCTGCCGATCACCTGACGCGGCGAAAGCAGGATCGGCGCCCCGGCAAGGCGGCGCGATCACCGAAGGGCGAGAGGCGCTTTCGCCCTCTCGACCGTTGCGGGGGATACGGCTTTCTCAGGAATACGCGATCTGCGACTTGTTCGCGCGGAAGCGCGAGGTTTCGTGCATCCATTCGAGGTGAATTTCGCGCGACGCGATCAGCCAGCGCCCCTCCTCGGACAGCGCAAACCGATCGAGATAGCGGCCGACATGGTCCAGCCCGATTTCGGAAAAGACCGTGAAGTAGGATACCGAATGGGCGGCATCGGGCCCCGTCACCTCGATGAACCGCGTGGTCAGGTTGTGCCGCTGAAAGACGGATGCCCGGTCGACGTTCTTCAGGCGGTTCTCCAGGCGCTGTCTGAACGCATCGCAGATCTTCGCGCACCCCGACACCCGCGTGCCGTTGCTGAGCTGCAAGGTCGCGTCGACGGCGAAGGCCCTGCCGACCTGCTCGAAATCCGCATTGTCGATCCCGAGCTGATAGATCGACATCGTATGCATGATATCGATGTAGGCCTGGGTCTTGGCGGGGTCGCCATAATACTTGATGTCGCTCGTCATCGTCTTCCCTCTGCTCAGGCTTCCATCTTGTTCGCGGCTGCGCATCCGGCATGAGCCGCCGCATCGCCTACCCCGGGGGGCGCGCTCATGGGCGATGCGGATCGCAGCCTCGCCCGTTCGGCATGCCGCGATACCGAATTTAATTATTGACTAAACCATTAGCGGATGGGAAATATTTTGACCAGAGCGGAAATCTCGGGGATGCGTCGTCCGACAGGCAGCGCTCGCATTGCTGAGTTTCTGGCGAAGCGGCTGCAAACACAGGATAGCTGACATGGCGATTGCAACGCATGGCACGATGGCGGTGGACTGGGAGAGCCGGATCGATTTCGACCGTCTGAGGCAGGAGCGGCTGGCGCGCGTCAAGGCGAAGCTCGCGGCGTCCGAGATGGGCGCCCTTCTGTGCTTCGACATGACGAATGTCCGCTACATCACCTCGACGCATATCGGCACCTGGGCGCAGGACAAGGTTTCGCGCTGGACGCTCCTGCCGCAGAACGGCGAGCCGATCCTGTGGGATTTCGGCTCGGCCGCCAAGCACCACTCCCTCTATGCGCCCTGGATGGGCGGGGACGAGCGCTCGCGGGCGGGCATCCCGCTGCTGCGCGGGGCGATGACGCCGGACATGGGCCGCGCCGAGGCCACCGCCGACAAGATCGTGCGGGAGCTGGAGAAGCACGGCCTGCAGAACGAGCCGGTCGGTATCGACCTGGTCGAGCCGCCGATCCTGTTCGCCTTGCAGGCGCGCGGCATCAAGGTCGTCGACGGCCAGTGGCTGATGCAGGACGCGCGCGTCATCAAGACCCGCGACGAGATCAGCCTCCTGAGCCATGCCGCCGCGATGGTCGATTTCGCCTATGAGGAACTCTACCGGGCGATCCGGCCGGGGGTGAGGGAGAACGAGCTCGTCGGCCTCGCCAGCAAGTTCCTCTACGACAACGGCTCGGAATATGTCGAAGGCGTCAACGCCATCTCGGGCGAGCGCTGCAGCCC comes from the Bosea sp. (in: a-proteobacteria) genome and includes:
- a CDS encoding SDR family oxidoreductase; its protein translation is MTARFEPPFPEQKQPMPGSTEAMTPRPDHGESSYVGSGRLRGKRAVITGGDSGIGRAVAIAFAREGADLLISYLDEDDDAAETARWIAKAGQKAVLVPGDIQHPAHCRAIVQRAVDEFGGIDILVNNAAHQASFDAIDAISDEEWQLTFAVNIHAMFYLTKAAVPHMKPGSCIINTASVNADKPNPSLLAYAATKGAIQNFTGGLAQLLADKGIRANAVAPGPIWTPLIPSTLPVESVSHFGEQVPMKRPGQPAELATAYVMLADPLSSYVSGATIAVTGGRPII
- a CDS encoding LysR family transcriptional regulator, with amino-acid sequence MTPEQLATFIAVAEREHLTKGAAAVRLTPSAASAAIRALEAVYNVDLFDRVGRRIELTRAGRLFLAEARRTLAAVKEAEGLLSELGGLRTGHLDIEASQTIANYWLPARLLRFTALYPGISVGFRDGNTAGVVQAVTSGRAELGFIEGSVDEAALAAHPFRSDELIIVVSSRAPGVGAVTTPERLRELRWIMREPGSGTRTEFEAALAAIGIDSTTLPVALILPTNEAVLSAVRGSACAAALSRLVVSPFIASGELVGIDIALAPRQFTILRHKERRLSAAALAFERICREPD
- a CDS encoding putative sulfate exporter family transporter; translated protein: MPRPGYAKGILPGVLLSAAIGLLSAGFEWVEVRLFGYAYLDGLVVAILLGTLLHTAFGLDKRFVAGVKFSAKIVLEVAIVLLGGTISAAAIASSGLPLIATVVGVVTITLFLSYGIGRLLGLDDKLATLVSCGNSICGNSAIMAAAPAIDARSEDVAAAIGFTAVLGITVVLFLPLSIPLLGLDHWQYGVVAGLSVYAVPQVLAATVPVSMLSAQIGTIVKLVRVLMLGPVVLAIGIRYGRRGGARLPLSVLVPWFIVGFLVLMLARSFGFLPDAIIGPLNLVSYKLTLIAMAALGLSVNLRSVLASGGKVLAAGALSIVILIAMAIVAVSFLPIT
- a CDS encoding nuclear transport factor 2 family protein yields the protein MTSDIKYYGDPAKTQAYIDIMHTMSIYQLGIDNADFEQVGRAFAVDATLQLSNGTRVSGCAKICDAFRQRLENRLKNVDRASVFQRHNLTTRFIEVTGPDAAHSVSYFTVFSEIGLDHVGRYLDRFALSEEGRWLIASREIHLEWMHETSRFRANKSQIAYS
- a CDS encoding Xaa-Pro peptidase family protein, giving the protein MAIATHGTMAVDWESRIDFDRLRQERLARVKAKLAASEMGALLCFDMTNVRYITSTHIGTWAQDKVSRWTLLPQNGEPILWDFGSAAKHHSLYAPWMGGDERSRAGIPLLRGAMTPDMGRAEATADKIVRELEKHGLQNEPVGIDLVEPPILFALQARGIKVVDGQWLMQDARVIKTRDEISLLSHAAAMVDFAYEELYRAIRPGVRENELVGLASKFLYDNGSEYVEGVNAISGERCSPHPHVFSDRALRPGDPAYFDILHSYMGYRTCYYRTFAVGSASQAMSDAYKRCRDYLDQAIALIKPGVTTGEVAQLWPKAEEFGFPNEEAAFGLQYGHGIGLAIWERPVISRLVSIDHPEVIQEGMVFALETFWPAKGSHHAARIEEEMVVTKTGVEVISKFPAEELLVCGRQYWSGHDMLAGIRHSESHYNNKRVFPEGERTQKPRFGNTWE